The segment GGACACATTATTAATGAGGTGATAACACATGAACagcaaatgattttattttttaaagaaagttgtACAgaattctataaaataaaacaaaagacaacttggatttaataaaaaacatttgattgaattattttacaaatatttgatactctaaaaaaaaaataatgaaaaaccTTAAAAGACAATATTGACCAGACAGATGCATTGTTTATAATGTTACTAAAcataacaatgaaattagccccattttttttttaattgcaatattgcttttatttttctttcatgtaATATAGCAATGTTCTCTTTAGAGTAATGTAGGGGACgttcttttataaaaaatgaattattcTCTCACAAGACTTTATCcaccttttaaaataaaaaacactaaaaaaaacaacttgcgtGTTTGGCAATTTAGATTCTTGTTTATAATTAGGAGATTGGGTATTCGCAACTTTCTCAGTACTTGGTTCTTTGTTATTTGAATCAGCAACtggataaaacaaaaataggacaAAACTGTAAACATATTGTGGAAACATTGTGGAATTGATAAtcataattatcttatcttatataatacagacgttacgtcaaaaaagaagatgattacattatacgtgtcatgcatttagtcatgcatattaaccaatgacctaaatgctgtcaagtcactggttttcctggctagctcaggcaacccattccatgctctaatagcactagggaagaaggagcacttgtacaaatttgtcctagcatatggaacgaggaatgtgtctttatctttgtgtctttctgagtattttattaaattttgtttttatttaagttGTTACACTCTCTcctgagaatttttttttattttgagatttAACATACTATTTTTCTTTTACCGTTATATTGCATAAAAGTAACACAATATTCACAATTATTGCTTAAAAAGTCTAAAAGTAAAAGCAGCTTATAAAAGACAAAAGAACCAAGTCTTCAAGCCAAAGTACATATGTCTACCTCTTGACTTATATAAGCGATGAGCCAGCCAAAGGGTTTAAATGGACCTTGACctaacaaaatgcattatttttactttttataagcAACAAGTCAGCTGAACAAATAAAATGGTCATCAACCTAACAACATGCACTATTTTACTTGTATCTACTTCAAGTGAATAAACATGATAACATAATGGACAAGTTTGCCTCTGCAATTTACTTCCATTCAGTGGTATTCTCTTTTGAGCTTGGTTAGTCCCTAACCCCTAAAGCCCCATACACTCTCCCGTTTATAGCACTATAGAAGACAGacatagataataataatataaaattgtcCTAACAGCGTACATAGAAAAATAGTGATGTTTATATCTATATCCTCTCAAAACCCTCAAAACAAAGGGTCTCATCAAAACACTTTAATAACAAGCTTTTCAAAGCATGTTGGTGTAACTCAACCAACTGATTATTACAATCAAAATCATAGTGTCCAATGCCTGATAAACTCTAATTctgttaacaaaaacaaaaaacaaaaaaactaacaagAATAACACTACTCTACCTTTAGGATTTTTTGGCTGCTTAGGTTGTACTGTAGCATATAGAGTTTCATCAGTTTTGTTGGCTGTAGGGAGCTGAATTTTCAGAGGAGGATTTGAATGTGTAGGTGATTCATTAACAGTGGAGTCCCAGTCAGACTCTGAGTCTTCACTATTGTCATATGTTGAGGATCTCCGATTCTAATAAAGAGTAGGAACTAAGTTACAGTAATGTATTTATCAGCAGTTCAAAAGTTTCAAATAGCTTTTAACTTAAAAATAGAGAAAATCTGTTTTAAAAAGGCACAACAGCACTACTCAGGCAATATCATGCCCAATTAATTAACCTTTAAGTCAATATCCACATATCAACTCTTAAACTCTGATGGGATCTAAAAACACACAGACTTGTCAACATACAAACcataacaaatcaacaagaaGTAAACAGTGTCCAATACAGTTTTGTAATACATCAATCTTAATTTCAGCTATATTTTTCTTGGTTACTGAAAAAATTCATAGGGCTAGACATTTATTTGACTCAGGTTTTTTCTATAGTGGTTTGAATATTGCACTTGTGGGTCCTAATATGACACTTCTCTAGCTAAAGGACAGACCTATTTACTTACCATGTTTATTTAGAAAGCTTGAAACTTTTCAAATAATGATTTTCATTATGAGCCATATGAATTGAAAGTACACACCCTGATGGTTTAACCAGCCTTCATCTGGAAATCTAGACCTGATTACAAGAGGTTGGTAGAGATACAAATGTTGTTAAGCTATTTTTTCATCTATATAATcacatattaatgaaataaagatACTTCACCACACCTTCTAACACCAATAAAATCCTTctcataaaaaaagtaaaatactggtactcctttcagaccttgcaatctataggatagatgatgtcaaggtcctGTTTCatatcatgtggccagaacaacttcccccaactaatgtcaggtataaATGGAGAGTTAAGTCCCCTGAAATTCAAAACCTCTGCCTTCagcaagattcaaacccaagaccccTTGGCTCAAAAGCCAAGTGCCTTACCAGTACTTATCACTCTACCAAATGCCTCCATATGCTTGTCGAAGAAACCCAATAAATTGAAGTTTCACTTCAAAACTCCAGAGTTCAGCAGCAGCTATTTCACTGTAACTTACTTCATTACTTAACTAGCTATAGCATTGTCTTAACTTGCACTAAAGCCTCCTTATGTTGTGAAGTGACTATGGATCATACCCACATAGCAGTTTCCTctctctccacgcagctgatgtgtccAATGGAATGGCAAGTGCTTACATAGTCTGGGATCAGTGACATTAtagttctgccagggtgtagcattgTGTGCTGGTAGCTGCCAAATTTTTCCTCCACTATCCATGAGTAAATAAACCCACACAAAGaatgataaaataaatttgaaagtaCAACTGTGTTTCCTCATAATTACCAATGATCTAAGttaagatataaaaaatatcTGAACAATCAAGACTGGAataaaattagttatttttaacTTTCTTGGTATCGCTAGGGACTAGTGGATCTCAACCTTTAAAGTACTTTGACCCTTTTCTACAATATCCCACCATACATCGACCTCCCCACTGTCGCGTAGTATAGACAagtgtctttttctttctcctaactctgttttttttaaatttcctctactggtagtacgtgtacggggcgagagtgtcttgtatttttttgttgtgaattgttttgctacgtcagaaagtccggtgacatctatgggtcttttttttgtcatgaggcagttcaccctctaGTTTGGTTGTAGCGGACGGTGTGTTGGCTCGTAAAACGTTATTTGTCTGTACCAGTTTCTCGGACTTATTATTCAGTTGGATTtttgggacccctgtttagggtgagttattcgtttgtgatatctattattgtatgttgtatgaggttgtcactatttctatttttagtgtagaagttgagagtattgtgtttatttcgttatagggtgccagtgttggagttgtgggcttcgcttgccgtctcagaaatacatattgcagtttttttcattgtcattgtcaaactttactattaccaaggttggcagtgttgtgacgccagtcggtcagagtctggtggaccataaagccagggtgacaagttaatagccgtagcaaaggtgcttaaattaattattgtataatatctttatatatacctattatatatatatatatatatatatatatatctaatatatatactgtctatttgtcatcctcattgtacatacacatatatgtttcatacaattaaattcatttatttttgttgttatttaaactattcacctagttgtttactgtatgtacgactgtgtgtgagtgatgttcttgtcaggttgaaccccgggaccttaACAGTATACAGATAGTTAAAAACgcaaataaatcctaaacctgacaAATGGGGGCTCAGAGTCCGGCTGTGACTACTAGGTCATAGATTGTCTTATCTCGTcttgttatcttataaaataaaaataaaaaatatactgCCTAATACCcctttattgtatttatatttgatgttattgGGTACAATttgctgaagaaaaaaaaaagtgtttgtgtACTTCTCATAATTGTTGGGACATCAAAAGTAGCAGAGGCTTGAAACATTGTTAAAtttatcattaatttgtttgaattcACCGCCATATTATTATATGTGTTGATTGTTATTGAGGATTGTACCAATGCTAAATTTATCATTTATGATTTTGAACTCATCATCATAGGACTATAGGTGTTGATATTTCAAGATTGtgatttatattcatttatttaattttttctttcatgttaTTTTGTGCTTCACTACCACCGAGTGACGAGTGTCTTCTCGCTCCCGGCAACAGGCAAGTGTGTGGGGATTGACCGTTGATAGCGGTGTTAGAGGCCATCGTTCCTATATTGGTGTGTTGGAAGTCCCTGTAACAGCTATCTTTCTACGCATCGGCCTGGAGTGAGGCGTTTTCTCTCCGACTTTGGATACTACTCAGAtaggttttctttctttgccatACGACACACTCTAAGTTTTAGTTTACATCTTATGtctgtatattatagtatatcatagtaataataataatagtattagtTGATTTAGCTGAACACAGTAAGGCACTTAGACCATGGAAACCAGGTTAACGGTAAGGTCACAGTTTATTAGTGATGGCCGTGCTATGGGGTACGAAGGGGAAAGGCTAGAGAAATATGTGAAGGAACGGAAAGCTGAATATGATAGAGATAAGGaagaggcgaaggcagaagaagaggctagaaagaaagaggcgaaggcagaagaagaggctagaaagaaagaggcgaaggcagaagaAGAGGCTAGGTTTGAGCGGCAGGAGAAGTTGaagaaagaggcgaaggcagaagaagaggctaggaagaaagaggaagaagagaGATTTGAACGTGATGAGAAGGCCAAACGCGAAGAGCACGAAAGATGGAAGGAAAGAGATGCCAAGGAGTCAATCAAGAGGAAAGAGGAGTTGGAACTGGCTAGGCTTAAAGAAAAGTCTGCGCCAGAGGCAGGCGGGGCGGCAGGACAGTCAGGGGATGTGCGATACAAGAATGTCTTAGACAGGCTTGACAAGAGTTTCCAGGGAATGAAAGATGACGACGACCTCCTAGCTTACCTAACACACTTTGAGGCCGTTGCAGCAAGGtgcaaaatagagagaaaagagtggTCCTTGCTGTTGTCATATAAACTGACCACCGCACTCAGAAACTTCATGCTAAGGGACAGTCTGTTCCTTAGCGAGAATTATGAAGAAGTCAAGACTGCACTTCTTCGCCATGCAGATATCAACGCGGAAACCTGCCGCAAAAGATTCCATCTCGTGAGACCAAGTCAAAACGACTTTAGGAGATATGTAACAGAATTGAAaacggccttagataattggtgCAAGATGGCTGAAGTCGGTAAAACAGTGGAGGAGTTAAAAGATCTGTTGATCAAAGATAGGATTTTAGAAAGCGTATCGAGTCGTGTATACAGGCAACTGGTTTTGAGCAAGCACAGAACAGTAGAGAACATGCTGGAAGTTATAGAAGGCTTTAAGGTTGCTGGGTCAGATGAGCCGATTTGTAAGGAAGAGAGTGTATATGTGGCGGCAGCATGTTGTGAACCTGTGGGTAAAAGAAAGGTAATTGTGTGTTTCAGTTGTGGTGAAAAGGGGCATAATTCAACCGAGTGCCGTAAAGGTGTTTCCCCGTCTAACGAGATTGATGTTGAAGATGTGAACTCTAATGATATTGTCAGCGATCAAGATCAAAGGTCAAGACATAGATGACTAGCGGGTCGTCGCGATTCGGATGGTCGCCGTGGGTATAAGTTAGTGCCGGATCGCTACACAGTAACTGTTCAAAATTTGCCATTCAATGTTAACTGGCAGAAGTTAAAAGATAGATTTAGAGACGTTGGTTTAGTGGGATTTGTGGAGGTTTTAATGGCAAACGGGAAGTCGATGGGCGTAGGTCATGTAAAGTTAAGGAACCTGGCCGATGTTGCGAGAGCAGTTAAATATTTAGACAAGTCCAAACTTGGAGGTAGAACTATTGTAGTTGTCCCACATCGTATAAGTGCGCGGGGGTAACGATATGATAACTTTGATtctctgttatatatatatatatatatatatatatatatatatattagcttTGTTGGTCAAACGTTCCAATATTTAGACCTATGGAAGTAAACTGGAACTGCAAGTGTGCGTTGGCATTGAATAGGCTGCAGACTTGTCTGAGTAAGTGTCCTATTCTTCGTTTACCTGATACttctctaactttttttttcttcagacagATGCTTCAGATAAAGGAATTTCTGGCATTCTCTGTCAGTGTATCAAAGGCATGTTACATCCCATAAAGTACGTAAGCCGTAAATTGTTGCCTCGGGAGCAGAAGTACTCTATTATTGAACGGGAAGGATTAGCCATAGTATATTATGTTAAGGAACTGGACAGGTATTTAGCAGGTAAAACATTTTACCTGCTGACTGATCACAAGGCCTTAtcgtatctcaggagcacaaacTTTACAAACGCACGTATCACAAGAGGGGCATTGATGCTACAAGACTACTCCTTTGACGTTGTCCACGTAAAGGGAGAGAACAATCTGCTGGCTGATCTTTGTTCAAGATTGATATAGACTTCCATCCgccatttat is part of the Biomphalaria glabrata chromosome 10, xgBioGlab47.1, whole genome shotgun sequence genome and harbors:
- the LOC129928643 gene encoding uncharacterized protein LOC129928643 isoform X2 — its product is METRLTVRSQFISDGRAMGYEGERLEKYVKERKAEYDRDKEEAKAEEEARKKEAKAEEEARKKEAKAEEEARKKEEEERFERDEKAKREEHERWKERDAKESIKRKEELELARLKEKSAPEAGGAAGQSGDVRYKNVLDRLDKSFQGMKDDDDLLAYLTHFEAVAARCKIERKEWSLLLSYKLTTALRNFMLRDSLFLSENYEEVKTALLRHADINAETCRKRFHLVRPSQNDFRRYVTELKTALDNWCKMAEVGKTVEELKDLLIKDRILESVSSRVYRQLVLSKHRTVENMLEVIEGFKVAGSDEPICKEESVYVAAACCEPVGKRKVIVCFSCGEKGHNSTECRKGVSPSNEIDVEDVNSNDIVSDQDQRSRHR
- the LOC129928643 gene encoding golgin subfamily A member 6-like protein 4 isoform X1 gives rise to the protein METRLTVRSQFISDGRAMGYEGERLEKYVKERKAEYDRDKEEAKAEEEARKKEAKAEEEARKKEAKAEEEARFERQEKLKKEAKAEEEARKKEEEERFERDEKAKREEHERWKERDAKESIKRKEELELARLKEKSAPEAGGAAGQSGDVRYKNVLDRLDKSFQGMKDDDDLLAYLTHFEAVAARCKIERKEWSLLLSYKLTTALRNFMLRDSLFLSENYEEVKTALLRHADINAETCRKRFHLVRPSQNDFRRYVTELKTALDNWCKMAEVGKTVEELKDLLIKDRILESVSSRVYRQLVLSKHRTVENMLEVIEGFKVAGSDEPICKEESVYVAAACCEPVGKRKVIVCFSCGEKGHNSTECRKGVSPSNEIDVEDVNSNDIVSDQDQRSRHR